A genomic stretch from Deltaproteobacteria bacterium includes:
- the nuoF gene encoding NADH-quinone oxidoreductase subunit NuoF — protein sequence MGHIKILTEHLDREDQHDIDAYESRAGYAAVRKALAMSSEEIIAEVKASGLRGRGGAGFPTGIKWGFVPKNTGKPVYLLNNADESEPGTFKDRALLERNPHMCIEGMMIAAKALSCHWACIYIRGEYAYPAERVSKAIKQAYAKGYLGKKIFGSDFDLDIVVHRGAGAYICGEETGLIESLEGKKGQPRLKPPFPAVVGAYGCPTVVNNTETLATLPWIIANGASSYAKIGTDKSAGTKLFSASGHINKPGVYEIELGYPLLEFIEKECGGVRNGRKLKAVIPGGSSVPVLRADELDGVMLDYESLVKAGTMLGSGGLIVMDDSTDMVEAVMNLLHFYTHESCGQCTPCREGVRWVYKTIGRINHCNGTFGDIRLLKDLCKNISGHTICPFGDALVTPALSFLNKFRSEFEAKIEAATSMHVGSSHG from the coding sequence ATGGGACACATTAAAATACTTACCGAACATCTCGACCGCGAGGATCAGCACGACATCGATGCTTACGAGAGTCGTGCTGGTTATGCGGCTGTGCGCAAAGCACTTGCTATGAGTTCGGAGGAAATAATAGCAGAGGTTAAAGCTTCGGGTTTAAGGGGTCGTGGCGGTGCTGGTTTCCCCACTGGTATTAAGTGGGGCTTTGTTCCCAAAAACACTGGGAAGCCAGTATATCTTTTAAACAATGCCGATGAGAGCGAGCCAGGAACCTTTAAAGATAGGGCTCTCCTAGAGCGAAATCCCCACATGTGCATAGAGGGCATGATGATAGCTGCAAAAGCCCTATCGTGTCATTGGGCCTGCATTTACATTCGCGGTGAGTATGCTTACCCGGCAGAGCGCGTATCGAAGGCGATAAAGCAGGCATATGCAAAGGGATATTTGGGAAAGAAGATCTTTGGGAGCGATTTCGATCTAGACATCGTCGTGCATAGAGGGGCGGGAGCATATATCTGCGGCGAGGAAACTGGATTAATCGAGTCTCTAGAAGGTAAGAAGGGACAGCCGCGCCTTAAGCCGCCTTTTCCAGCAGTAGTCGGAGCTTATGGTTGCCCTACCGTTGTAAATAATACTGAAACGCTTGCAACTCTCCCCTGGATTATAGCAAATGGCGCTTCGTCCTATGCCAAAATTGGGACGGATAAATCAGCCGGCACTAAGTTGTTTAGTGCATCGGGGCACATCAACAAACCGGGCGTTTACGAGATAGAGTTAGGCTATCCTCTTCTAGAGTTTATCGAAAAGGAATGCGGCGGCGTTAGGAACGGCAGAAAGCTAAAAGCGGTTATTCCTGGTGGTTCCTCGGTGCCAGTGTTGCGCGCCGATGAGCTCGATGGAGTGATGCTCGACTATGAATCATTGGTAAAAGCTGGGACTATGTTGGGGTCGGGTGGTTTAATAGTGATGGACGACAGTACTGATATGGTTGAAGCTGTAATGAATCTCCTTCACTTTTACACGCACGAGTCCTGTGGCCAATGTACGCCGTGTAGGGAGGGCGTGCGTTGGGTTTATAAGACAATAGGCAGAATTAATCATTGTAACGGGACATTTGGCGATATTCGCTTGCTAAAGGATCTTTGCAAGAATATTTCTGGGCATACTATTTGTCCTTTTGGCGATGCCTTGGTTACCCCCGCGCTTAGCTTTTTAAATAAATTCCGTTCTGAGTTTGAGGCGAAAATTGAGGCAGCTACGAGTATGCACGTGGGGAGCAGCCATGGATGA
- the nuoE gene encoding NADH-quinone oxidoreductase subunit NuoE, which translates to MKMEKINGVNRDIKVEADLRLSDAAEARIEDLMHRYPCSNSALLPALYIAQEECSWLTDRAIRWVASRLNLPLAHVLEVATFYTMFYKQPVGKYHIQICRTLSCMLCGAKKLTEQVRKRLNLSAGEVSGDGMWSFEEVECLGSCGTAPMVEINDTFFENLTPEKLNDLLNKIEKFKPDLRYSGILEELGKGLEGFPKSSVW; encoded by the coding sequence GTGAAAATGGAGAAAATTAACGGCGTTAATAGGGACATAAAGGTGGAGGCGGATTTGCGTCTAAGCGATGCTGCAGAGGCTCGCATTGAAGATCTTATGCATCGGTATCCCTGTTCTAATTCTGCACTGTTGCCGGCTCTCTATATTGCTCAGGAAGAGTGTTCCTGGCTAACGGATCGCGCTATTCGCTGGGTAGCTAGCCGTTTGAATTTGCCATTAGCACATGTGTTGGAAGTAGCTACGTTTTACACAATGTTTTATAAGCAACCAGTCGGCAAATATCACATTCAAATTTGCAGAACTCTTTCCTGTATGTTGTGTGGAGCTAAGAAACTTACTGAACAAGTTCGCAAGCGCTTAAATCTTTCGGCGGGAGAGGTGTCGGGCGATGGCATGTGGAGTTTTGAGGAGGTCGAATGCTTGGGCAGTTGCGGTACGGCGCCAATGGTAGAGATAAACGATACTTTTTTTGAAAATCTTACTCCAGAGAAATTAAACGATTTGTTGAACAAGATTGAAAAGTTTAAACCCGATTTGCGTTATTCAGGCATTCTGGAAGAGTTAGGCAAGGGTTTGGAAGGTTTTCCGAAATCTAGTGTATGGTAG
- a CDS encoding NADH-quinone oxidoreductase subunit D, with protein MAEVSNSWEPREIGDSLHSKTIVINMGPSHPCTHGTIRLVVELDGERIERCDVDLGYLHRGFEKQCESHGYPQVIPYTDRLNYVSPIINNVGYCLAVEHMFKAEVPPRCQSIRVIMSELSRMCDHLTCLGACAMELGAFTVMLYLIQAREYLWELIEEVTGARLTISYACIGGVRRDLPNNFRESVFKRFVEIDKLLEKADRLLTKNRIFIDRMCGVGVIAPQEAIAYSLTGPMLRASGVNYDVRKAYPYSGYENYDFEVPLGSKGDNYDRFLVRFDEIYQSMRICEQALKNLPDGSIVLDDPRIVMPPKDEVYDSIEGMISQFEIVFKGIVPPRGDVYFPVEGGNGELGFYVVSDGTGSPYRVRVRPPCFFAMGIFGPLVEGHMIADVVPLFGMANMIGGECDR; from the coding sequence ATGGCGGAAGTAAGTAATAGTTGGGAACCTAGAGAAATAGGCGATTCCCTGCACAGTAAGACCATCGTCATAAACATGGGGCCGAGTCACCCCTGTACTCATGGAACTATACGGCTAGTAGTGGAATTAGACGGCGAGCGCATTGAGCGCTGCGATGTCGATTTAGGTTATCTCCACCGCGGATTTGAAAAGCAGTGTGAGAGCCATGGCTATCCGCAAGTCATACCGTATACCGATAGGCTTAACTACGTTTCACCAATTATCAACAACGTTGGTTATTGTTTGGCAGTGGAGCATATGTTTAAGGCCGAAGTTCCACCGCGTTGTCAAAGCATTCGCGTTATCATGAGTGAACTATCTCGCATGTGCGATCATTTGACTTGTCTGGGTGCATGCGCGATGGAGCTCGGTGCTTTTACGGTCATGTTGTATTTAATACAGGCCCGCGAATATTTATGGGAATTAATAGAAGAAGTTACTGGCGCGAGGCTGACGATTTCTTATGCCTGTATCGGCGGCGTGCGCCGAGATTTGCCCAATAATTTTAGAGAATCAGTTTTTAAGCGCTTTGTCGAGATAGATAAGCTACTAGAGAAGGCAGACCGCCTTCTAACAAAAAATCGCATATTTATTGACCGAATGTGCGGCGTCGGAGTTATAGCCCCTCAAGAAGCTATCGCATATTCGCTTACCGGTCCCATGCTTAGAGCTAGCGGTGTAAACTACGACGTGCGCAAGGCTTATCCGTATTCTGGATACGAGAACTATGACTTTGAAGTTCCTTTGGGTTCCAAAGGTGATAATTACGATCGCTTCTTAGTTCGCTTTGACGAAATTTATCAGTCGATGAGAATATGTGAGCAAGCACTAAAGAACTTACCGGACGGTTCAATTGTCCTAGATGACCCGAGAATTGTCATGCCGCCTAAAGATGAAGTCTATGATTCCATCGAAGGCATGATTAGTCAGTTCGAAATTGTGTTTAAGGGAATAGTCCCTCCTAGGGGAGATGTCTATTTCCCTGTAGAAGGCGGCAATGGAGAACTTGGGTTCTACGTCGTTTCAGATGGCACGGGTTCGCCGTATAGGGTTCGCGTAAGGCCGCCTTGTTTTTTTGCCATGGGCATATTCGGTCCTTTGGTCGAGGGGCACATGATTGCCGATGTTGTGCCTCTTTTTGGCATGGCGAACATGATAGGTGGCGAGTGCGATCGATAG
- a CDS encoding NADH-quinone oxidoreductase subunit C — translation MGLSREEVQARLARDLEDGLSGQVFSLPNHAWSPYGLTIGVNPLDVKLVFQTLRDNQKFFFNMLIDITAVDWMDKRSPRFEVVYQLLSLTHMHRLCVKVSVEESKAEVDTVSDLWPAANFLEREVWDMFGIAFKGHPDLRRILLYDEFVGHPLRKDYPIQKKQPRIPLRYPETRNDSLDMSREPIVLLSRSNSDCKAS, via the coding sequence ATGGGGTTAAGTAGGGAAGAAGTGCAGGCTAGGCTTGCAAGGGACTTGGAAGATGGACTGAGTGGGCAGGTTTTTTCTCTACCAAATCATGCCTGGAGTCCCTATGGGCTTACGATTGGTGTAAATCCTTTAGATGTTAAGTTGGTTTTCCAAACTCTTCGCGACAATCAGAAATTCTTTTTTAACATGTTAATCGATATTACGGCGGTAGACTGGATGGACAAACGCAGTCCCAGGTTTGAAGTCGTGTATCAGCTGCTAAGTCTTACGCATATGCATCGCCTTTGCGTTAAGGTCAGTGTCGAGGAATCCAAAGCCGAAGTAGATACTGTTTCAGACCTGTGGCCGGCAGCTAATTTTTTGGAACGAGAAGTATGGGATATGTTTGGAATCGCGTTTAAGGGCCATCCCGATTTGAGAAGAATCTTGTTGTACGACGAGTTTGTTGGACATCCGCTTAGAAAAGATTATCCAATTCAAAAAAAGCAACCAAGAATCCCCCTTCGTTATCCTGAAACTAGGAATGATTCGCTGGATATGTCGCGTGAACCGATAGTGTTGTTGTCGCGCAGCAATTCAGACTGCAAGGCCTCCTAG
- a CDS encoding YajQ family cyclic di-GMP-binding protein, producing MPSFDVVSEVDMQEVDNAVNQAKKELENRYDFRNSKSSIELDKTSGITIAADDDMKLKAIKEILNQKATKRGISVRSLDYQEPEKASSGSVRQLVKIRRGISQDDARKIVKLIKDEKLKKVQAQIQQEQVRVIGPKKDDLQEVIALLREKIDSLDLQFVNFKD from the coding sequence ATGCCGTCATTTGACGTCGTTTCGGAAGTAGACATGCAGGAAGTCGACAATGCAGTCAATCAGGCAAAAAAGGAACTTGAGAACCGCTACGATTTTCGAAACAGCAAGAGCAGCATAGAACTTGACAAAACTAGTGGCATAACCATAGCTGCGGATGACGACATGAAGCTCAAGGCGATTAAGGAAATTTTAAATCAGAAGGCGACTAAGCGCGGCATTAGCGTTAGAAGTCTAGACTATCAGGAGCCCGAAAAAGCTTCATCGGGTTCTGTCAGACAGCTTGTAAAGATTAGACGGGGCATTTCACAAGACGACGCCCGAAAGATTGTAAAATTAATAAAAGACGAAAAGCTTAAAAAGGTGCAGGCTCAGATTCAGCAAGAACAGGTGAGAGTAATAGGCCCGAAGAAGGACGACTTGCAAGAAGTAATTGCACTTCTCCGAGAAAAAATCGACTCACTTGACCTACAATTCGTCAATTTTAAGGATTGA
- a CDS encoding phosphoribosylformylglycinamidine cyclo-ligase, with translation MTENHYEALGASSSKSGLHRALESAGVQPDSRFFASINSDLAGESKFSSFIHCDGAGTKSLIAYLNFVETKDPSSFSGLAQDALVMNLDDVYCLGPADALLAANAIARNPRLITDDAVSAIILGYKQIIEKLSAMGISIELSGGETADCPDVVRTLLVDAVITGRITNANLINANSIQPGDVIVGLSSTGQASYEDFPNSGISSNGLTLARHALLSKHYLTSFEESRDPHLDSSLVYRGPFRLSDCPNELDMNIGRALLSPTRTYAPVLSAIYKAMHGKIHAAIHNTGGGQTKVLRFGGPGLLFRKTSLFDIPPLFALIQKHGNVSWKEMYQVFNMGHRMELYLAKDDAASAIDIADKFGLKAKIVGHVENKPSAITPKNTVILETPHGMYTYELS, from the coding sequence GTGACAGAGAACCACTACGAAGCCCTTGGAGCTTCGTCCAGCAAGTCGGGCTTACATAGGGCATTAGAATCGGCGGGTGTTCAGCCAGACTCGCGTTTTTTTGCTAGTATTAACAGTGACCTCGCGGGCGAATCAAAATTTAGCAGCTTTATTCATTGCGACGGTGCTGGCACAAAATCTTTGATAGCTTATTTAAACTTTGTCGAGACTAAGGATCCGAGCTCGTTTAGCGGTTTAGCGCAAGACGCGCTCGTAATGAACCTCGATGACGTTTATTGTTTAGGTCCTGCAGATGCTCTTTTGGCAGCAAACGCAATTGCCAGGAATCCCCGTCTAATTACAGACGATGCCGTTAGCGCTATCATACTTGGCTATAAGCAGATAATCGAAAAACTCAGCGCCATGGGGATATCTATTGAACTATCTGGCGGTGAGACGGCAGACTGCCCAGATGTAGTGCGCACTCTCTTAGTCGATGCAGTAATCACGGGGCGCATAACAAACGCCAATCTCATCAACGCTAACTCAATTCAGCCTGGGGACGTCATCGTGGGACTCTCTAGCACTGGACAGGCCTCGTATGAAGATTTTCCAAACTCTGGAATAAGCTCAAATGGCCTAACTTTAGCGCGTCATGCCTTACTGTCAAAACACTACTTAACTTCATTTGAAGAAAGCAGAGACCCCCACCTCGATTCGTCTCTCGTCTACCGCGGCCCATTTAGGTTAAGCGACTGTCCTAATGAGCTCGATATGAACATTGGCCGGGCCTTGCTCTCGCCAACTAGAACTTATGCTCCAGTGTTAAGTGCCATATACAAAGCAATGCACGGCAAGATTCACGCGGCTATTCACAATACTGGCGGCGGACAAACAAAGGTTTTGAGATTTGGTGGACCTGGTTTATTGTTTAGAAAAACTTCGCTTTTCGACATCCCTCCTCTTTTTGCTCTCATTCAAAAACATGGCAACGTAAGCTGGAAAGAGATGTATCAAGTATTTAACATGGGTCACCGCATGGAACTTTACCTCGCTAAAGACGACGCTGCTAGTGCGATTGATATAGCTGATAAATTTGGCCTTAAAGCTAAAATCGTCGGCCACGTGGAGAACAAACCCAGCGCTATTACTCCGAAGAATACTGTAATCCTCGAAACACCGCATGGAATGTACACTTATGAGCTCAGCTAA